The following are encoded in a window of Carya illinoinensis cultivar Pawnee chromosome 15, C.illinoinensisPawnee_v1, whole genome shotgun sequence genomic DNA:
- the LOC122295947 gene encoding disease resistance protein RUN1-like: MQRLGYMISSMAFEGLSSSSLHFSSSSILTWNHDVFLSFRGKDVRQNFISHLYKDLHQSGINTYIDNNLERGEEISPELFEAIEGSMISIIILSKNYAESIWCLDELLKILDCKEKMKQIVLPIFFGINPSEVRHQKEDFGKAFTQLSKRIKDNVKVLEWKAALKKVADLSGFRLASFQNESELINTIIQWVDLTRVNHTSLHVAKYPVGIESRIQDVYQHLSMGRNDITCMIGIVGTGGIGKTTISKEIYNMISSQFEESCFLKDVRETSKRAGGLIQLQNRLLNEILRISLDVRDIDRGVNVIRHRLHSKRVLLILDDVDELVQLENLAGDRNWFGLGSRIIITTRDRHLLNYPKADSLYKVEVLDDNEALQLFSWHAFEKEEPIENYVELSKQVLQYAQGLPLVLTILGSDLKGRSLHQWKSALVKYRKTPNRNIQKVLQTSYDGLDNSEKDMFLDIAFFFKGELLANVIKIFDSCGFSPDDGINRLIDKCLVNVDKNKLWMHDVLRDMGREIVRLQSPKELGKRSRLWYHEDVRHVFEESMGTNRVEGIVIDLPPGEDMINLDSDAFVSMKGLRVFINRNAHFSEGPNYLSNELRVLDWHEYPMQSLPPNFNGKKLTVFRMRDSLIMELGQRFKKLRTMDLSYCSFLTKIPDLSSASNLEELKVKYCASLVEVHDSIGFLDNLSSLSFEECPNLSIFPRSLKLRSLHMLHLNGCESFRNFPEIEGKMENLRTLGLEGTAIEELPLSIGNLVGLYYLNLWSCKKLVRLPTCILQLKHLRRLYIDDCQNILNFGKMGDNRQVVLAIESTTVEDEISSSEEKLHELQPSANSSNGSIVLQVLNLPNCSQSNFFPLSNFFTMFNSLPILYHLDLSKSTIVSLIPTRIKGIVRLAILDLNDCKRLLEN, encoded by the exons ATGCAGAGACTAGGATATATGATTTCTTCGATGGCCTTTGAAGGactttcttcctcttccttacacttttcttcttcttccatcctAACATGGAATCATGATGTATTCTTGAGTTTTAGAGGGAAAGATGTTCGTCAAAACTTTATTTCCCATCTATACAAAGATTTGCATCAGAGTGGAATCAATACTTACATAGACAACAATCTTGAAAGAGGAGAGGAAATTTCACCAGAACTTTTCGAAGCTATTGAAGGGTCAATGATTTCTATCATTATTCTCTCTAAAAACTATGCAGAATCCATATGGTGCTTAGACGAACTATTAAAGATTCTTGACTGCaaggaaaaaatgaaacaaattgtTCTCCCAATATTCTTCGGCATAAATCCATCAGAAGTACGACATCAAAAAGAAGATTTTGGAAAAGCATTCACCCAACTCTCGAAGAGAATCAAAGATAACGTAAAGGTGCTGGAGTGGAAGGCAGCTTTGAAAAAAGTAGCCGATTTGTCTGGGTTCCGATTAGCGAGCTTCCA GAATGAATCAGAACTTATTAACACAATAATTCAATGGGTGGACTTAACCAGGGTAAACCATACATCTTTACACGTagccaagtatccagttggaaTAGAGTCTCGTATACAGGATGTTTATCAGCATTTAAGTATGGGAAGGAATGATATTACATGCATGATTGGGATAGTTGGAACTGGTGGAATCGGTAAGACAACTATTTCAAAAGAGATCTATAATATGATTTCTTCACAATTTGAAGAGAGTTGTTTCTTGAAAGATGTTAGAGAAACTTCAAAGCGAGCAGGTGGTCTAATTCAGTTGCAAAATAGACTTCTTAATGAAATCTTAAGAATAAGTTTGGATGTTCGTGATATTGATAGAGGAGTCAATGTGATTCGGCATAGACTTCACTCTAAAAGAGTTCTCCTcattcttgatgatgtggatgagTTAGTCCAACTAGAAAATTTAGCTGGTGATCGTAATTGGTTTGGTTTAGGAAGTAGGATCATCATAACAACAAGAGATAGACATTTACTAAATTACCCTAAAGCTGATTCGTTATACAAGGTGGAGGTATTGGACGACAATGAAGCTCTTCAACTCTTTAGTTGGCATGcttttgagaaagaagaaccgaTTGAAAATTATGTGGAACTCTCTAAACAAGTATTGCAATATGCTCAAGGCCTTCCACTAGTTTTAACAATTTTAGGTTCGGATCTAAAAGGTCGAAGTTTACATCAATGGAAAAGTGCCTTGGTTAAGTATAGAAAAACTCCCAACAGAAATATTCAGAAAGTACTTCAAACAAGTTATGATGGGCTGGATAATAGTGAGAAGGATATGTtccttgatattgcatttttctttaaaggagAACTCTTGGCTAATGTCATAAAAATATTTGACAGTTGTGGTTTTTCACCAGATGATGGTATCAACAGGCTTATAGATAAGTGTCTTGTTAATGTTGATAAGAACAAATTGTGGATGCATGACGTGCTACGAGATATGGGTCGGGAAATTGTTAGACTACAATCACCCAAAGAACTTGGCAAACGCAGTAGATTATGGTATCATGAGGATGTTCGTCATGTGTTTGAAGAAAGTATG GGAACAAACAGAGTTGAAGGTATAGTAATAGATTTGCCCCCTGGTGAAGACATGATAAACTTGGATTCTGATGCGTTTGTATCAATGAAAGGACTTAGAGTTTTTATAAATCGTAATGCACATTTTTCTGAGGGACCTAATTATCTCTCTAACGAGTTAAGAGTACTTGATTGGCATGAATATCCTATGCAATCTTTACCCCCCAATTTCAATGGAAAGAAACTCACTGTCTTTCGAATGCGTGATAGCTTGATCATGGAGTTAGGCCAGAGATTCAAG aAATTGAGGACTATGGATCTCAGCTATTGTAGTTTCTTAACAAAAATTCCAGATCTTTCAAGTGCTTCAAATTTGGAGGAATTGAAAGTCAAATATTGTGCAAGTCTAGTTGAGGTGCATGATTCTATCGGATTCCTAGATAATCTTTCTtctttatcttttgaagaatgcCCTAACCTATCAATATTTCCAAGAAGCTTGAAGTTGAGATCTTTACATATGCTTCATCTTAATGGTTGCGAAAGCTTTCGTAATTTCCCTGAAATTGAGGGTAAAATGGAAAATTTACGTACATTAGGTTTAGAGGGCACTGCAATTGAAGAACTACCTTTATCCATAGGGAATCTAGTTGGGctttattatttaaatctatGGAGCTGCAAAAAACTTGTTCGTCTTCCAACTTGCATTCTTCAATTGAAGCATCTACGCAGACTTTACATTGATGATtgtcaaaatattttaaattttggaaagaTGGGTGATAACCGACAAGTGGTTCTGGCTATTGAGTCTACAACAGTGGAAGACGAGATATCGTCAAGTGAAGAAAAACTCCATGAATTGCAACCTTCAGCAAATTCAAGCAATGGGAGCATTGTATTACAAGTGTTGAATCTTCCAAATTGTTCCCAATCAAATTTCTTTCCATTATCAAATTTCTTTACCATGTTTAATTCCTTGCCCATTTTGTATCACTTAGATTTGTCAAAGAGTACAATTGTTAGCCTAATTCCCACTAGAATCAAAGGAATTGTCAGACTGGCTATACTTGACCTGAACGATTGTAAGAGATTGTTGGAAAACTAA
- the LOC122296865 gene encoding uncharacterized mitochondrial protein AtMg00810-like — MKDLGSLTYFLGLEVYRSSSGISLNQHKYASDLVATAGLQEATSVDTPMELNIKLRKEEGDLLVDPSLYRKLVGSLVYLTITRLDISFAVQQVSQFLQTPRHLHLAAVHRIIRYVQGTSARGLFFPAGNSPRLVAYSDADWAGCADTHHSITGWCVFLGDALVSWKSKKQDRVSKSSTESEYRAMSLACSKIIWLRGLLAELDFSETDPTPLHADNTIINSESSNDAWHVLETLYGSHTRDRIQQMKGQLQSLNKGSSSLEDYLHKVKSLALYLQGVGFEFDPILAALNAQDIFPRLEGVIGKLRDFKIHLQVAWVTSLNVAFYTNRGRTNTKSCGAHGSHGHNIAYNQTTS, encoded by the exons atgaaagatcttgggtctctcacatattttctaGGTCTTGAGGTGTATCGTAGTTCCTCTGGTATTTCTCTCAATCAACACAAGTATGCTAGTGATTTGGTGGCTACAGCTGGACTGCAGGAAGCTACCTCTGTTGATACTCCCATGGAGTTAAATATCAAGCTTCGTAAAGAGGAGGGTGACTTACTTGTTGATCCTAGTTTATATCGAAAATTGGTGGGTAGCCTTGTCTATCTCACCATCACTAGACTAgatatttcttttgctgtacagCAAGTTAGCCAGTTTCTTCAGACTCCTcgtcatcttcatttggctgCTGTCCATAGGATCATACGCTATGTTCAGGGCACTTCTGCCCGTGGCTTATTTTTTCCTGCAGGAAATTCTCCCCGTCTTGTTGCTTAtagcgatgctgattgggctggttgtgctGATACACATCACTCCATCACTGGTTGGTGCGTGTTCTTAGGTGATGCATTGgtctcttggaagagtaagaagcaagacagagTTTCTAAGTCATCTACAGAATCTGAGTACCGGGCGATGTCTCTTGCTTGTTCCAAGATTATTTGGCTTCGAGGATTGCTTGCTGAGTTAGATTTTTCTGAGACCGATCCTACTCCTTTACATgccgataatacaa TCATCAATAGTGAATCCTCTAATGATGCTTGGCATGTTTTGGAGACTCTTTATGGTAGTCATACTCGGGATCGTATTCAACAGATGAAGGGCCAGTTGCAGTCGCTCAACAAAGGCAGTTCCTCTTTAGAGGATTATCTGCACAAGGTCAAATCTCTGGCTTTGTATCTTCAAGGTGTAG GATTTGAGTTTGATCCTATACTAGCAGCTTTAAATGCTCAGGATATTTTTCCACGTCTTGAAGGGGTCATCGGCAAACTACGTGATTTCAAAATCCATCTTCAAGTAGCATGGGTGACTTCTCTTAATGTTGCATTTTACACAAATCGTGGCAGAACCAATACAAAGTCTTGTGGAGCTCATGGTTCTCATGGTCATAATATTGCATACAACCAGACCACTTCTTAA